The Vicia villosa cultivar HV-30 ecotype Madison, WI linkage group LG1, Vvil1.0, whole genome shotgun sequence genome includes a region encoding these proteins:
- the LOC131642200 gene encoding purple acid phosphatase-like gives MSLFRGLSFPGFLLALALVLSCLFLCHGGTTSSFVRNVQKAITMPLDSDVFSVPSGYNAPQQVHITQGDLVGKAVIVSWITEDEPGSNAVRYWSANSKQKKKLAKGEFVTYRFFNYSSGFIHHTTLNNLEYNTKYYYEVGLGNTTRQFWFITPPEIGPDVPYTFGLIGDLGQSYASNTTLSHYELNPKNGQTVLFVGDLSYAENFPYDVNLRRDTWGRFTERSVAYQPWIWTVGNHEIDFAPEIGETEPFKPYSNRYYTPYKASQSTSPFWYSIKRASAHIIVLASYSAYGKYTPQNQWFEQELPKVNRTETPWLIVVMHAPWYNSYNYHYMEGETMRVMYEPWFVEYKVDVVFAGHVHAYERTERVSNIAYNVVNGICTPVKDPSAPVYITIGDGGNLGGLATNMTEPQPEYSAFRESSFGHAIFDIKNRTHAHFSWHRNQDGYSVEADSLWFFNRFWHPIDDSTPHVSH, from the coding sequence ATGAGTCTTTTTCGAGGATTATCATTTCCTGGTTTTTTACTAGCACTAGCTTTGGTTTTGAGTTGTTTGTTTCTGTGTCATGGAGGCACAACTAGTTCTTTTGTTAGGAATGTTCAGAAGGCCATTACTATGCCACTTGATAGTGATGTGTTTTCTGTTCCTTCTGGTTATAATGCTCCCCAACAGGTTCATATAACACAAGGTGATCTTGTTGGGAAAGCAGTGATCGTGTCGTGGATAACCGAAGATGAGCCAGGGTCGAACGCAGTGCGTTACTGGAGTGCAAACAGCAAGCAGAAGAAGAAGCTAGCTAAAGGTGAATTTGTTACTTATAGATTTTTCAATTACTCATCTGGTTTTATTCATCATACTACTTTAAACAATTTGGAGTACAACACTAAATATTATTATGAGGTTGGACTTGGAAACACAACAAGACAGTTTTGGTTTATAACTCCTCCTGAGATCGGTCCCGATGTGCCATACACGTTTGGTCTCATAGGTGATCTTGGTCAGAGTTATGCTTCAAACACGACACTTTCCCATTATGAATTGAACCCGAAAAATGGGCAAACAGTGTTGTTTGTTGGCGATCTCTCTTATGCAGAAAACTTCCCGTACGATGTCAATCTTAGACGGGATACTTGGGGAAGGTTTACAGAAAGGAGCGTGGCTTATCAACCATGGATATGGACAGTAGGAAACCATGAAATTGATTTTGCACCAGAAATCGGCGAAACTGAACCATTCAAACCGTATTCGAACAGATACTACACTCCTTATAAAGCATCACAGAGTACTTCGCCCTTTTGGTATTCTATCAAAAGAGCTTCAGCACATATCATTGTGTTGGCCTCGTATTCAGCATACGGAAAGTACACACCGCAGAACCAATGGTTCGAACAGGAGCTACCGAAAGTTAACAGAACAGAAACTCCTTGGTTGATTGTTGTAATGCACGCACCTTGGTATAACAGCTATAACTATCATTACATGGAAGGGGAAACAATGAGAGTAATGTATGAGCCGTGGTTTGTTGAGTACAAGGTTGATGTTGTGTTTGCTGGACATGTTCATGCATATGAACGAACCGAACGAGTGTCGAATATTGCGTATAATGTTGTAAATGGTATATGCACACCTGTGAAAGATCCATCGGCTCCTGTATACATAACCATCGGAGATGGCGGGAATCTGGGAGGCTTAGCAACCAACATGACAGAACCACAGCCGGAATACTCGGCATTCAGAGAGTCTAGCTTTGGACATGccatttttgatataaaaaacaGAACGCATGCTCATTTTAGCTGGCATAGAAATCAAGATGGTTATTCTGTTGAGGCTGATTCCCTTTGGTTTTTTAACAGATTTTGGCACCCAATTGATGATTCCACACCTCATGTTTCCCATTGA
- the LOC131642209 gene encoding uncharacterized protein LOC131642209 isoform X1: protein MSEERDVHPDCRNASNPFHECTDYCFRVIAEAKLRMQQHEAEVSQASGGSGREQAIPNEVYPDEGMHDDDDGPKAEDNSDSDPDEPAIENTDGSFPKLSGRQKKWMELRAKMQEAKKRNQIEIANEKKRMEAPTESRGVSKQKWLDGRKKKIGKLLDANGLDMTKAYMLDTQEAAEEKYKKWEKDPAPSGWDVFNQKTLYNAYKKRTKNIEIDVEEYNRMKEADPEFYRDASSLQYGKAPKISEDKIDRMVQELKDRDEKRRAFSRRRTFREEKDVDSINDRNEHFNKKIERAFGKYTLEIKNNLERGTALPD, encoded by the exons ATGTCGGAGGAACGAGATGTGCATCCCGATTGCCGGAATGCGAGTAATCCTTTTCATGAGTGTACTGATTACTGCTTTAGAGTTATTGCTGAAGCCAAACTCAGGAtgcagcaacatgaagctg AAGTTTCTCAAGCTAGTGGTGGAAGTGGCCGTGAGCAAGCCATTCCAAATGAAGTGTATCCTGACGAGGGAATGCATGATGACGATGACGGACCCAAAGCTGAAGACAATTCTGATAGTGACCCTGATGAGCCTGCTATAGAAAACACGGATGGTTCCTTCCCAAAACTTTCTGGCAGACAGAAAAAGTGGATGGAGTTGAGAGCCAAAATG CAAGAAGCAAAAAAACGTAATCAAATTGAAATAGCTAATGAAAAGAAGAGGATGGAGGCTCCAACAGAGTCTAGGGGTGTTTCTAAGCAGAAGTGGCTTGATGGTAGGAAGAAAAAGATTGGAAAGCTTCTTGATGCTAATGGACTGGACATGACAAAGGCGTATATGCTTGACACACAAGAGGCTGCAGAAGAGAAGTACAAGAAATGGGAGAAGGATCCTGCTCCATCTGGTTGGGATG TTTTTAATCAAAAGACATTATACAATGCATACAAAAAGAGGACCAAGAACATTGAGATCGATGTAGAAGAATACAATAGAATGAAAGAAGCTGATCCAGAATTCTATCGTGACGCTTCAAGTCTTCAGTATGGAAAG GCACCTAAAATCTCAGAGGACAAGATTGATAGGATGGTTCAAGAGCTAAAGGATAGGGACGAGAAGCGCCGGGCTTTTAGCAGGAGAAGAACATTTCGCGAAGAGAAAGATGTTGACTCAATCAATGACCGTAATGAGCATTTCAACAAGAAGATTGAACGTGCCTTTGGTAAATACACATTGGAGATTAAAAATAACCTCGAGCGTGGAACTGCATTGCCCGACTAA
- the LOC131642209 gene encoding uncharacterized protein LOC131642209 isoform X2, whose translation MSEERDVHPDCRNASNPFHECTDYCFRVIAEAKLRMQQHEAVSQASGGSGREQAIPNEVYPDEGMHDDDDGPKAEDNSDSDPDEPAIENTDGSFPKLSGRQKKWMELRAKMQEAKKRNQIEIANEKKRMEAPTESRGVSKQKWLDGRKKKIGKLLDANGLDMTKAYMLDTQEAAEEKYKKWEKDPAPSGWDVFNQKTLYNAYKKRTKNIEIDVEEYNRMKEADPEFYRDASSLQYGKAPKISEDKIDRMVQELKDRDEKRRAFSRRRTFREEKDVDSINDRNEHFNKKIERAFGKYTLEIKNNLERGTALPD comes from the exons ATGTCGGAGGAACGAGATGTGCATCCCGATTGCCGGAATGCGAGTAATCCTTTTCATGAGTGTACTGATTACTGCTTTAGAGTTATTGCTGAAGCCAAACTCAGGAtgcagcaacatgaagctg TTTCTCAAGCTAGTGGTGGAAGTGGCCGTGAGCAAGCCATTCCAAATGAAGTGTATCCTGACGAGGGAATGCATGATGACGATGACGGACCCAAAGCTGAAGACAATTCTGATAGTGACCCTGATGAGCCTGCTATAGAAAACACGGATGGTTCCTTCCCAAAACTTTCTGGCAGACAGAAAAAGTGGATGGAGTTGAGAGCCAAAATG CAAGAAGCAAAAAAACGTAATCAAATTGAAATAGCTAATGAAAAGAAGAGGATGGAGGCTCCAACAGAGTCTAGGGGTGTTTCTAAGCAGAAGTGGCTTGATGGTAGGAAGAAAAAGATTGGAAAGCTTCTTGATGCTAATGGACTGGACATGACAAAGGCGTATATGCTTGACACACAAGAGGCTGCAGAAGAGAAGTACAAGAAATGGGAGAAGGATCCTGCTCCATCTGGTTGGGATG TTTTTAATCAAAAGACATTATACAATGCATACAAAAAGAGGACCAAGAACATTGAGATCGATGTAGAAGAATACAATAGAATGAAAGAAGCTGATCCAGAATTCTATCGTGACGCTTCAAGTCTTCAGTATGGAAAG GCACCTAAAATCTCAGAGGACAAGATTGATAGGATGGTTCAAGAGCTAAAGGATAGGGACGAGAAGCGCCGGGCTTTTAGCAGGAGAAGAACATTTCGCGAAGAGAAAGATGTTGACTCAATCAATGACCGTAATGAGCATTTCAACAAGAAGATTGAACGTGCCTTTGGTAAATACACATTGGAGATTAAAAATAACCTCGAGCGTGGAACTGCATTGCCCGACTAA
- the LOC131609626 gene encoding glycerate dehydrogenase-like — protein MAKPVSIQVWNPNGKYRVVSTKSMPGTRWINLLIQQDVRLEICTEKKTILSVEDIIALIGDKCDGVIGQLTEDWGEELFSALSKAGGKAFSNMAVGYNNVDVNAANKYGVAVGNTPGVLTETTAELAASLSLAAARRIVEADEFMRAGLYDGWLPHLFVGNLLKGQTVGVIGAGRIGSAYARMMVEGFKMNLIYFDLYQATRLEKFVTAYAGFLKANGETPVTWKRAASMDEVLQEADIISLHPILDKTTYHLVNKERLAKMKKEAILINCSRGPVIDEAALVEHLKQNPLFRVGLDVFEEEPYMKPGLAELKNAIVVPHIASASKWTREGMATLAALNVLGKIKGYPVWFDANRVEPFLNENAQPPAACPSIVNAKAMSLPVSKL, from the exons ATGGCGAAACCAGTTTCAATCCAAGTTTGGAATCCAAATGGAAAATACAGAGTTGTTAGCACTAAATCAATGCCTGGAACACGTTGGATTAATCTTCTCATTCAGCAAGACGTTCGTCTTGAA ATATGTACTGAGAAGAAAACTATTCTGTCTGTTGAAGATATCATTGCTTTAATTGGTGATAAGTGTGATGGAGTTATTGGACAG CTGACTGAAGACTGGGGAGAAGAGTTGTTCTCTGCTTTGAGCAAAGCAGGAGGCAAAGCTTTCAGTAATATGGCTGTTGGTTATAACAATGTTGATGTCAATGCTGCAAACAAGTACGGTGTTGCTGTTGGAAATACTCCT GGAGTGCTCACGGAGACTACTGCAGAGCTGGCAGCATCATTGTCTTTGGCAGCTGCTAGAAGGATAGTTGAGGCGGATGAGTTCATGAGGGCGGGTCTATATGATGGATGGCTACCTCATCT ATTTGTCGGAAACCTACTCAAAGGACAGACTGTTGGTGTTATCGGAGCTGGCCGTATTGGATCAGCCTATGCAAGAATGATG GTTGAAGGTTTCAAGATGAACCTGATATACTTCGATCTCTACCAAGCTACGCGACTTGAAAAATTTGTCACAG CTTATGCTGGTTTCTTAAAGGCAAATGGTGAAACACCGGTGACTTGGAAAAGGGCAGCGTCCATGGACGAGGTTCTCCAGGAGGCTGATATA ATTAGTCTTCATCCTATCTTGGATAAAACCACTTATCATCTAGTCAACAAGGAAAGACTTGCCAAGATGAAGAAG GAAGCAATTCTTATAAACTGCAGTAGAGGACCTGTTATTGATGAAGCTGCACTTGTGGAGCACTTGAAACAGAACCCGTTGTTTCGTGTAGGCCTTGATGTGTTTGAG GAAGAACCCTACATGAAACCCGGGCTTGCAGAGTTGAAGAACGCCATTGTAGTACCACACATTGCTTCTGCTTCCAAG TGGACTCGTGAGGGAATGGCGACACTAGCTGCTCTTAATGTGCTG GGGAAGATCAAAGGCTACCCGGTATGGTTTGATGCCAACAGGGTGGAACCATTCCTCAATGAAAATGCTCAACCTCCGGCTGCATGCCCAAGCATTGTCAATGCAAAAGCCATGA GTTTACCAGTTTCAAAGCTGTAG
- the LOC131642184 gene encoding uncharacterized protein LOC131642184 isoform X2, translated as MAQNPRVMPNCVYASNPYHECTSNCLQKIKESNSKPPKSRKSFAYRKSFTDVGKTKKVNEEKHTLSGCPKASNPYHECDANCQKRMSGADSGVISSKFDRRITTGSKPELPVLDNIPPSKVGAIYLRDAASPISKYYETKKLEPKRNEIVPASDEQHTLDVKPGNGKVEPKQAGDRNSSPKVVPISCIDDIGEDVTSAGASKHFSYSDIVCDNEDSDEEESDSVVSERRVPVGKYHVKESFASILLSIIKKYGDIGESCHLESVVMRSYYIECVCFVVQELQSSSIMHLTSSKVKELLAVLNDVESAQLRVEWLRTIVNDIAENIALINEHQTVETEKAISEKEMISLKKELESKTEILVQKEREVADIKTEIDGIRERLGELEVKSSDLEKNMLSIKSKVDNLDSRSLLDELL; from the exons ATGGCTCAGAATCCAAGAGTTATGCCAAACTGTGTTTATGCTTCTAATCCCTATCATGAATGCACTTCTAATTGTTTGCAGAAGATCAAGGAATCAAATTCCAAGCCACCTAAGAGTAGAAAGAGTTTTG CTTATCGCAAAAGTTTTACGGATGTTGGTAAAACCAAAAAGGTGAACGAAGAAAAACACACGCTCTCAGGCTGTCCTAAAGCATCCAACCCTTACCATGAGTGCGATGCAAATTGCCAGAAAAGAATGTCAGGAGCCGATTCAG GTGTCATTTCATCAAAGTTTGATAGGAGAATTACGACAGGTTCTAAGCCTGAACTCCCGGTTCTTGACAATATTCCACCCTCAAAAGTCGGAGCTATTTATCTCAGAGATGCTGCTTCACCCATATCAAAATATTATGAAACGAAAAAGTTGGAGCCAAAACGCAATGAGATAGTACCAGCTTCCGATGAACAACATACCCTCGATGTCAAG CCTGGCAATGGAAAAGTCGAACCAAAGCAAGCAGGAGACAGAAACTCTTCACCGAAAGTTGTTCCAATTTCCTGCATCGATGACATTGGAGAAGATGTAACTTCAGCTGGTGCATCCAAGCACTTCAGTTATTCTGATATCGTCTGTGATAACGAAGACAGTGATGAAGAGGAGAGTGATTCTGTGGTTTCCGAGCGACGTGTGCCGGTTGGAAAATACCATGTGAAGGAAAGCTTTGCTTCTATCTTGCTATCCATCATTAAAAAGTACGGTGATATCGGCGAAAGCTGCCATTTGGAATCCGTCGTGATGCGGTCCTATTACATCGAGTGCGTGTGCTTTGTGGTCCAAGAGCTGCAATCGTCCTCGATAATGCACTTAACATCGTCCAAAGTCAAGGAACTGTTGGCCGTTCTTAACGATGTAGAGTCTGCTCAACTTCGCGTGGAGTGGTTGCGTACAATCGTCAATGACATTGCTGAAAACATCGCACTCATCAACGAGCACCAGACCGTGGAAACGGAGAAGGCTATCTCTGAGAAAGAAATGATATCATTGAAGAAAGAGCTTGAATCAAAAACTGAAATTCTTGTTCAGAAAGAACGTGAGGTGGCAGATATTAAAACGGAGATCGACGGAATCAGAGAACGTCTCGGCGAGCTTGAGGTGAAGTCATCTGATTTGGAGAAGAACATGTTGAGTATCAAGTCAAAGGTTGATAATTTGGATAGCAGATCCTTGCTAGATGAACtactttaa
- the LOC131642184 gene encoding uncharacterized protein LOC131642184 isoform X1, translated as MGVSICFTTLRLVCIKGEGGESWVEMAQNPRVMPNCVYASNPYHECTSNCLQKIKESNSKPPKSRKSFAYRKSFTDVGKTKKVNEEKHTLSGCPKASNPYHECDANCQKRMSGADSGVISSKFDRRITTGSKPELPVLDNIPPSKVGAIYLRDAASPISKYYETKKLEPKRNEIVPASDEQHTLDVKPGNGKVEPKQAGDRNSSPKVVPISCIDDIGEDVTSAGASKHFSYSDIVCDNEDSDEEESDSVVSERRVPVGKYHVKESFASILLSIIKKYGDIGESCHLESVVMRSYYIECVCFVVQELQSSSIMHLTSSKVKELLAVLNDVESAQLRVEWLRTIVNDIAENIALINEHQTVETEKAISEKEMISLKKELESKTEILVQKEREVADIKTEIDGIRERLGELEVKSSDLEKNMLSIKSKVDNLDSRSLLDELL; from the exons ATGGGTGTCTCTATTTGTT TTACGACGCTTAGGTTGGTTTGTATCAAAGGTGAAGGTGGTGAGAGTTGGGTAGAGATGGCTCAGAATCCAAGAGTTATGCCAAACTGTGTTTATGCTTCTAATCCCTATCATGAATGCACTTCTAATTGTTTGCAGAAGATCAAGGAATCAAATTCCAAGCCACCTAAGAGTAGAAAGAGTTTTG CTTATCGCAAAAGTTTTACGGATGTTGGTAAAACCAAAAAGGTGAACGAAGAAAAACACACGCTCTCAGGCTGTCCTAAAGCATCCAACCCTTACCATGAGTGCGATGCAAATTGCCAGAAAAGAATGTCAGGAGCCGATTCAG GTGTCATTTCATCAAAGTTTGATAGGAGAATTACGACAGGTTCTAAGCCTGAACTCCCGGTTCTTGACAATATTCCACCCTCAAAAGTCGGAGCTATTTATCTCAGAGATGCTGCTTCACCCATATCAAAATATTATGAAACGAAAAAGTTGGAGCCAAAACGCAATGAGATAGTACCAGCTTCCGATGAACAACATACCCTCGATGTCAAG CCTGGCAATGGAAAAGTCGAACCAAAGCAAGCAGGAGACAGAAACTCTTCACCGAAAGTTGTTCCAATTTCCTGCATCGATGACATTGGAGAAGATGTAACTTCAGCTGGTGCATCCAAGCACTTCAGTTATTCTGATATCGTCTGTGATAACGAAGACAGTGATGAAGAGGAGAGTGATTCTGTGGTTTCCGAGCGACGTGTGCCGGTTGGAAAATACCATGTGAAGGAAAGCTTTGCTTCTATCTTGCTATCCATCATTAAAAAGTACGGTGATATCGGCGAAAGCTGCCATTTGGAATCCGTCGTGATGCGGTCCTATTACATCGAGTGCGTGTGCTTTGTGGTCCAAGAGCTGCAATCGTCCTCGATAATGCACTTAACATCGTCCAAAGTCAAGGAACTGTTGGCCGTTCTTAACGATGTAGAGTCTGCTCAACTTCGCGTGGAGTGGTTGCGTACAATCGTCAATGACATTGCTGAAAACATCGCACTCATCAACGAGCACCAGACCGTGGAAACGGAGAAGGCTATCTCTGAGAAAGAAATGATATCATTGAAGAAAGAGCTTGAATCAAAAACTGAAATTCTTGTTCAGAAAGAACGTGAGGTGGCAGATATTAAAACGGAGATCGACGGAATCAGAGAACGTCTCGGCGAGCTTGAGGTGAAGTCATCTGATTTGGAGAAGAACATGTTGAGTATCAAGTCAAAGGTTGATAATTTGGATAGCAGATCCTTGCTAGATGAACtactttaa
- the LOC131609638 gene encoding pentatricopeptide repeat-containing protein At5g39350, protein MNKGNRFFTIASSQCDSLLRKFSASNSLSEAKKLHALIITSGLLSSSHLCSNLATTYAQCHHASYASQLFDKLPKPSLFSWNIMMRMYVQMGRPNDALNVFVEMIHSGRGRPDNFTYPIIIKACSELLLFDLGVGVHGQTVKFGFDRDAFVQNSLLAMYMVAGENEAARLVFDLMVEPTVVSWNSLISGYFRNSSAEEALRVYSRMMDEGVEPDCATLVSVLPACGVLKNVEVGREVHALAVEKGFWGNMVVRNALLDMYVKCGEMKEARLLLNGMNEKDVVTWTTLINGYVVNGDAKNALMLCRMMQSEGVKPNLVSVTSLLSACGDLDSLRHGKCLHAWAIRQNLESEVVVETALIDMYAKCNRSSLSYKVFMKTSKKRTAPWNAVLSGFVHNKLARNAVQLFKQMLAENVRPDSPTLNSLLPAYAILADLKQAINIHCYLIRLGFLCKLEVASMLVDIYSKCGSLGYAHQVFDIIPFKDKDIIIWSAIIAAYGKHGHGEMAVSLFYQMVQSGEKPNEVTFTSVLHACSHAGLVDEGLSLFNLMLKKYQVIPRVDHYTCIVDLLGRAGRLNDAYNLIRTMPVTHNHAIWGALLGACVIHENVELGEIAARWTFELEPENTGNYVLLAKLYAAVGRWRDAEMVRDMVNEVGLRKLPAHSSVEVSNM, encoded by the coding sequence ATGAACAAAGGGAATAGATTTTTCACCATCGCATCATCACAATGTGACTCCCTCTTACGAAAATTTTCAGCATCAAATTCCCTTTCCGAAGCCAAAAAACTTCACGCTTTAATCATCACTTCTGGCTTACTCTCTTCGTCCCACCTCTGCTCCAACCTCGCCACAACCTATGCGCAGTGCCACCATGCTTCCTACGCCTCCCAACTGTTTGACAAATTGCCCAAACCAAGTTTGTTCTCGTGGAACATCATGATGAGGATGTATGTTCAAATGGGTCGCCCCAATGATGCCCTCAACGTGTTTGTTGAAATGATTCATTCGGGTCGGGGTCGGCCTGATAACTTCACGTATCCGATTATTATCAAGGCTTGTAGTGAGTTGTTGTTATTTGATCTGGGAGTTGGAGTTCATGGGCAGACTGTTAAGTTTGGATTTGATAGGGATGCATTTGTTCAAAACTCTTTGTTGGCAATGTATATGGTTGCTGGAGAGAACGAAGCTGCAAGGTTGGTTTTTGATTTGATGGTTGAACCAACAGTGGTTTCTTGGAATAGTTTGATTAGCGGATACTTTCGGAATAGCTCTGCGGAGGAGGCCTTGAGGGTTTATAGTAGAATGATGGATGAGGGTGTAGAGCCTGATTGTGCAACTCTGGTTTCGGTTTTGCCGGCTTGTGGAGTTTTGAAGAATGTAGAGGTTGGGAGAGAGGTTCATGCGTTGGCTGTTGAGAAAGGGTTTTGGGGGAATATGGTTGTTAGGAATGCGTTGCTGGATATGTATGTTAAGTGTGGTGAGATGAAGGAAGCACGGTTGTTGTTGAATGGGATGAATGAGAAGGATGTGGTGACTTGGACGACTTTGATTAATGGATATGTTGTGAATGGTGATGCAAAAAATGCTTTAATGTTGTGTCGAATGATGCAGTCGGAAGGAGTGAAACCAAATTTGGTTAGTGTAACTTCTTTGCTATCAGCCTGTGGTGATTTGGATTCTTTGAGACATGGAAAATGCCTACATGCATGGGCTATAAGGCAAAATCTTGAGTCTGAGGTTGTTGTGGAAACTGCCTTAATTGATATGTATGCCAAATGCAATCGTAGTAGCCTCAGTTATAAAGTGTTTATGAAAACCTCTAAGAAAAGAACTGCACCGTGGAATGCAGTACTATCTGGGTTCGTACATAACAAGCTTGCTAGAAACGCAGTACAACTCTTCAAACAAATGCTGGCGGAAAACGTACGGCCTGACAGTCCAACCTTAAATAGTCTTCTTCCTGCATACGCTATTCTTGCTGACCTCAAACAGGCAATTAACATACATTGTTACCTTATAAGGTTGGGATTTCTTTGCAAACTTGAAGTAGCTAGTATGCTAGTTGATATATACTCAAAGTGCGGAAGTTTAGGATATGCTCACCAAGTTTTTGATATAATTCCTTTCAAAGACAAGGATATTATTATTTGGAGTGCAATAATTGCTGCTTATGGAAAGCACGGGCACGGTGAAATGGCTGTCTCGCTTTTCTATCAAATGGTTCAATCTGGAGAGAAACCAAATGAAGTGACTTTCACGTCTGTTCTACATGCTTGCAGCCATGCAGGTTTGGTTGATGAGGGTTTGTCTCTGTTCAATCTTATGCTTAAAAAGTACCAAGTTATTCCTCGTGTTGATCATTATACGTGCATTGTTGATCTTCTTGGCCGTGCTGGTCGACTGAATGATGCCTACAATCTTATTAGAACAATGCCTGTAACACACAACCATGCTATATGGGGTGCACTACTTGGTGCTTGTGTGATACATGAAAATGTTGAACTCGGAGAGATAGCTGCTAGGTGGACTTTTGAGCTTGAACCTGAAAACACTGGAAATTATGTTCTGTTAGCAAAGCTTTATGCTGCTGTAGGAAGGTGGAGAGATGCTGAAATGGTAAGAGATATGGTAAATGAGGTTGGATTACGAAAATTACCTGCTCACAGCTCAGTTGAGGTTAGCAATATGTGA
- the LOC131645888 gene encoding protein FAR1-RELATED SEQUENCE 11-like: protein MPFGIFVGVDNHGRTILFGCTLIRNETVSTFQWLMKTFVILMKKPPKTIITDQDPWRTQAIAFEMSSTKHAFCIWHITPKFSGWFTSILRNRYSSWCADFYKLYKLDNIDDFEEEWFIIVSKYNLEANKHIKGLYEVKQYWVDLAIEDIGQQLLHHTMLDTYRGSLLRSLSPLEEKVHNIFTKFAFTKFQKEFERATQYKICEEKRVEFIVNYYNEKQSQKHKVLWDGDVVGCSCKHFEFWGILCSHILAIFLHKDCFQIPIRYLPLRWCQDEFQRPVEVNMLSERGHKGKGPSIENAVEFIKNPPCSITKGRPKTKRSKGGIKLSTKARSCTLCKRTGHNFTTCPDKEGYVQSSNTKKRKNESQAQQNLNPVFYLKS from the exons ATGCCTTTTGGTATTTTTGTTGGTGTCGACAATCACGGAAGGACAATATTGTTTGGTTGTACACTTATTCGAAATGAAACAGTGTCTACATTTCAATGGTTAATGAAA acTTTTGTTATTCTCATGAAGAAGCCTCCAAAGACAATCATCACTGATCAAGATCCATGGAGGACTCAAGCAATTGCTTTTGAAATGTCATCCACAAAACATGCCTTTTGTATATGGCACATTACTCCTAAATTTAGTGGTTGGTTTACTTCAATTCTTCGAAATCGATATTCATCATGGTGTGCTGATTTTTATAAGCTTTACAAGCTTGACAATATTGATGATTTTGAAGAAGAGTGGTTTATAATTGTTTCCAAGTACAATCTAGAAGCAAACAAGCACATAAAAGGCTTGTATGAAGTTAAACAATATTGG GTTGATCTTGCCATTGAGGACATTGGGCAACAACTATTACATCACACCATGTTAGATACATATAGGGGATCTTTACTTCGATCTTTATCCCCTTTAGAGGAGAAAGTTCATaatattttcacaaaatttgCTTTCACGAAGTTTCAGAAGGAGTTTGAGAGGGCAACTCAATACAAGATTTGTGAAGAAAAACGTGTAGAATTTATTGTGAATTATTACAATGAGAAACAATCACAAAAACATAAAGTCTTATGGGATGGTGATGTGGTTGGTTGTAGCTGTAAGCATTTTGAGTTTTGGGGTATTCTTTGTAGTCATATATTGGCAATATTCCTTCATAAAGATTGCTTTCAGATTCCAATAAGGTACTTGCCATTACGTTGGTGTCAGGATGAATTTCAAAGACCGGTCGAAGTAAATATGCTTAGTGAACGAGGACATAAAGGTAAGGGTCCATCTATTGAGAATGCGGTAGAATTTATTAAAAATCCTCCATGTTCAATAACAAAAGGTCGTCCCAAAACCAAACGATCAAAAGGTGGAATCAAATTGTCAACAAAAGCAAGAAGTTGTACCCTTTGCAAGAGAACTGGCCACAATTTTACAACTTGTCCAGACAAAGAAGGTTATGTTCAGTCATCAAATACCAAGAAGAGGAAGAATGAATCTCAAGCACAACAAAATTTGAATCCGGTTTTTTATTTAAAGTCTTAG